The Sminthopsis crassicaudata isolate SCR6 chromosome 5, ASM4859323v1, whole genome shotgun sequence genome contains the following window.
GACATATATGTTATCAATCATCTGCTATTCACAACagtcctgggaagtaggtgttattatgattcccattttacagatgaagaaactgagtcagacagaagGGAAAAAGACTTGATCAGTCACACAATGAATATCTAatgcaggatttaaattcagatctgaaTCCTGACTCCATGTTCACTCCATAGTGGTTCCATGCAGTAGCTTTGTATTTTATCGTATTTTATCAAAATACCCCTGATTTCATTgcattatttctctaaattttagtAAATAGTATACAAAGAGTATTGATCAGAAGATAGTAAATTGCATTTCCTAACATATATTGATTATTTCTTCAAAGGATTAAAGATATCATGTTGGATTTGAAAATTTCCATATTCCAATCAAAGCAGTTTTGTTGTAACTCTATTGATCAATATAAATGGATGCAAGCTGAATAAATCAGCCTAATACCTTTCTGTGGTGCAATTGAGAAGCTATTAATCTTactgtttgtgtgtatgtgagagagacatATTCTTTCCCCTATTACAACCTGCCAACAAATAAATCCCTTCCCAATTagtcttgttaaaaaaaaaattccaacacaTTTCATCCTATTTAagtatgctgattttttttttggttgtttgtatCTGATTTCATCTGTGGGAGAGggtcaatcaataagtattaacTAACCACCTGCTATATTCCAGGCGCTGTGTTaaagggagacaaagaaaggcaaaggacagTCCCTGACCTTGAGGAGCTCAATCTAAGTCAGTTCaatgattatttattaagtatttactctgtgccaagggcagctaggtggcgccatagtgcaaAGAGTGCAAAGCGTAGCGTCAGgcgttcaaatccagcctcagacacttaagttgcttaatcctgggcaagtcacttaacctcagtttcctcatctgtaaatatctgtaaaagctagagaaggaaatggcaagcccctccagtatcactgccaagaaaactccccaaaagggtcatgaagagtcaaacatgactgcaAACAATTGAACTGAAAATGCCCTCCACTATGCTGATCAGCAATGCAATCTTTTATTTGGTGGAGCATGGCACTGAGAACTTAAACAGCTTTTCCATGGTCACAtttcagaggcaagacttgaccCTGGAGTTTCTGGACCTAAGGTCAGCCTTTTATCAGCTACGCCATTGCTGTTTCTCTTAGCTATACTAACAGATCATAATGTTTATTTGTTCCATAAATAAAACATCAGGTTGAGAACAGATGGTCAACACAGTCAGATCTATAAATATGCAGCTCCCTGTCAATATTAGCCAAATTTCACAATTTAGCTGTAACATATATGAGCCTGAGATTTGCTTTGTAAATAGATATTTATAGTTAGGATGAATGCCCCTCCAATAGAAGGCTGGCAAATCACAACATCCTTAGTGACATCGCTGTTGATTCAagcaaagaaaatactttataatagGAAAATGGACTCAGTGATTTGGGGGCAAGGCCAGGAAGCCAGCAGGGGAATTTTAATATTGCCGTGGTCCTGGTGGCAAGAGTTATGAAAGAGTTCCCAAAGGTGCAACTCATCTAGACTTTATCACACAGACCAGGCAGGTACAGATGGGAGACAGAATACTTTCAGGCCTTTTATCTGAGAGATATTTGATAACTATCAGAGACATACTTTGCTTAATTGTAAACTCATATTTCACTTTACATGCAACTTAAAGCCTGAAATGTGAACCATCTCAGGAGATACAAAATATTCACAGGAACTGAATGAGAGTAAAATGTTGATGTTCCATATTAATTAGGAAGGAAAGCTTAATTTGTTGTTGAGTGTCACCCTAGTAATATAGGCAGCTTGTGTGACAGAGGCATTTGACATTTTATTTGGTCTTACAAAATGATCTTACTCTTACTGCAAATGGGATCAATGATTTGCAAAGAAGAGCTTCCAGCCTTAAGTCAAAAAAGATTGTGAATGAAGTTCCACATAAAGGAAAGAGGAGTaagaggaaaacagaattttGGACGAGCctctagtccaaccttctcatctCAGAGATGGGGAACCTGAGGACCAGAAtgacttgctcatagtcacatagctagcaagaaTCTCAAAAAACTTGTAACAGCTAATTTAATGAAGCTTTGAAGATCATTAAAGAGTCGATGCAACTCTTGCCCTCTGATTTCTAGTTTCTAAATGGcttagaggaaaggaaaattagcACTCTGACCAATTttctgaaagaggaagaaaatctgCTAAAGTGCAATCTAGCTTCACCTTTTGACTCACTGTTGGCTAATAGGGCTGCAATTAAtgagaaatattaagaaaattcgAGGAAGAGCAAATCCTCTGGGTTTTTTAACCTAATGGGGGTCATATGGTAGGGTTATGGTTGTGATGTAGGGAGAGATTCCTCATTGGATTCTGAATCACAGACTTGGAGCTACAAGGGATCAATTCTGTCCATTCCTGAATAAGTACCCTCTGCAATAGACCCAACATCTGATCTTGACTTGAAGACCTTCAATAAGGAGGGAGTCATTAATTGCCTCCAGagacagcccattccactttttaaTAGCTTTCATTGTTggcattttttaatttcttgtattTAACCTAAATTTGCTTTTGTACAGCTTCTACCAGTGACTCAATTCTACCCTTTGGGGCCAAGAAAAGTACCTCTTTCATAAaacagtcttttttttaatacttaaagaTAGTGATCCCATATCCCCTAATTCTTCTCCAGTATAAGATTCGCAGTTCCTCCAATTAATTCTTTTGTGGCACTATCTCAAGGACTTTTTAACCATCTCTGGATGTTTCCTAGATTATCAAAAGCATTTCCTAAAATTCAGGGTCCCAAACTGAACATGTTACTCCAGATATAACTCAGAATTAAACAGACAGATCAGCTCCTTATTCTTATGCCCTTTGGAATTTTGCCCCAAATTGCAttatctttttcctcctcctttgctGCTATGATGCATGTTGAGCTTGTGGCCCACTCAGACCTACAGATCCTTATCAAGTGAAATATGGTTTAGCCACATCTTCCCCGGTTTGTCCAGTGAAGGGGTCCTAGGCTTGAATCATTCATTATATTTCTACTTCCCATCTAAGAGACCTTGAGTTAATCACTTGACATGACAGTGAGGCAGAGGAACATTCATTTAACTTAAAgcatttatttctaattcttgctTTGGTGAACTCTGACATAGGACAGTTTAATGTTCTAAGGGCCATTATTTCTATCAAATCTTGTGAGTTTATTATGGTTCACATTTTACTCAATGATTTTAAGTCAAAATGCATAGGGATTGTATGATCaagggaccttggaggtcatCTAAATGGaatccttcactttacagatgaggaattagaGGTCCAGGGTAGACAAAGTGACTTGTTTTATGGGTCTTAAAAGGTAAGCTCAACATTCAAGCCAGAAACACCAGCTTTAGCATCCTTTCCACTGCACCATACTGatcatatttgttttaaaaaattagggttaagaggatcactatacacttcaacaacaatactgtatgaggatgtattctgatggaagtggaaatcttcaacataaagaagatccaactcacttccagttgatcaatgatggacagaaataactacacccagagaaggaacactgggaagtgaatgtaaattgttagcactactgtctatctacccaggttacttataccttcggaagctaataattaatgtgcaacaagaaaatggtatttacactcatacattgtatctaggttatattgtaacacatgcaaaatgtatgggattacctgtcatcggggggagggagtggagggagggaggggataatttggaaaaatgaataaaaaaaaaagaaatattaaaaaaaaaaaaaaattagggttaGGCATTTCCTTATGATTCTACCCTATTTTAATTAGCTGAATAATTAATTAGATTAGTTCAGTGCTATATGTGAattattgaagaaatattaatatctTCAGAGAAAGACCTGGAGCCTCAAGTAATGAACACTGTCAACATGAGAAAAGGAATTAGTGGCTTCTGAAATGGCTCTTCTAAAATGGCTGTCTAATAGCCACTGAGCATTATGTAGAACAGAGCTGcaaaaattcttattttgtatttcctttctcccttttattcattcattcattcgattttgaaaattttatttgaaaatttttgagttccaaattctctctctcccttccactccTTCTctacccattgagaaagcaagcaatatgatatcaattagaataggggcttttaaaaaatatcacagATGGCTTTAGCAGTCTGTGAAATAAACAATgtttttatacataaaataaaataagtaagaaaCCAAAgactaatgaaaagtgaaaatgcCCATCGGAGTTCACAGATCCTCTTGAAATTTATTCACAAACCCCCAAGGTATCCAATGACTCCCTGATTAAGAACCACTGCTAAATGTCAAAACCTTTGTAGCACTCcaagtctcaattttttttcatctgtaacatgagaatAATAAATAGGATTTTACTCACTGGGTTTACCTTGCTTTAAAATAAAGCACATACTATTTTTGtgaaaccttaaagcactacaaaATATCAGCTGCCATTATCACTATTatcactaattattattatttcagcacTTAGAATGCTATTAATGgttataaattttgttgtttgcAAAATATGTAttgagggaaagataaaaaagaatttccATTTCCATAAATATATTTACTTCTGAGTTTTTCTAATGGACACTACCTTGTAGCAATGTTTGCAAGATATGAGGAAGATGAGGGGTTTTGTTACCTTTCCTGGCTTGCTGGATGTACCTGGCCAGCAAAGCCCCAAAGCTGTTCCTGGAATCCGTATTTCCATCAGCTCTCTGCAGAGGCTTCAGTTGGCTGGGGGAGGCAGGAGCACGGGCATGCCGGTGCTGGGCAGCCAGGCTCTGCTCAAACTCAGGAAGCCCTGGGTTGacatggctggattcttttggcTGCTGTCCCAAGGAGCTTGCTGACAGGACAGCAAGGAGCAGGAAGATGCTGAGACTACTGTACATAGCTgcaagaggagggaaggaatccAGAGGCAGTTAGGGGAGAGAAGGCTGCTAAACTGGATGAGCAGTATAAAATAGAGGAAGCTGGAGGGAGGTCATCCCAGGTAAGAAATATGATCATGTCTGGTTATACTCTAAAGGAGCTTGGGGGCAAGCACACAAAGCATTTGGGGACATTTTCAGGTGATGATATGAGACAGATCCTTTACCTATAAAAGTGTCTTTTATTGCTATTTGAATGAATTTACTGATTCTTTAATGGCATCATTGGATTTCCAAGTAGAAAGAATCTCAGAAATAAATGAGAACAAACcatgttttttgctttttctttcttcagtgaaatatatatatatatatgtatgtatatatacacatacatacatatatttagggAACGCAAGGAGACTGACTAAAGTAACTAGCATTGGGGTTCTGAAGCTTTTTTGTGCGTCATGAATCTCTT
Protein-coding sequences here:
- the CCK gene encoding cholecystokinin codes for the protein MYSSLSIFLLLAVLSASSLGQQPKESSHVNPGLPEFEQSLAAQHRHARAPASPSQLKPLQRADGNTDSRNSFGALLARYIQQARKGSSARMPVIKNLQSIDPNHRINDRDYMGWMDFGRRSAEEYEYSS